The following coding sequences are from one Clostridioides difficile ATCC 9689 = DSM 1296 window:
- a CDS encoding alanine/glycine:cation symporter family protein — protein MDFFNGILTSINNAVVYVNNYLWSYILIIMLVVIGIYFTIKTNFVQFRYFIEMFRLLGDGTANKNAKKEGKISSFQAFCISTSSRVGTGNIAGIAIAVVAGGPGAVFWMWLIALIGSASSFVESTLAQIYKVKDGQAFRGGPAYYMEQGLNKKWMGILFSILITICYGFVFNAVQANTVSLAFNNAFGISKMAMGIGLGILTAIVIFGGVHRVAKVSEIIVPVFAGLYILVALAIVVMNITEIPSVIALIVESAFDFKGMAIGTFMGVVMTGVKRGLFSNEAGMGSAPNAAATAHVTHPVKQGLIQSLGVFTDTIIICSCTAFMVLLYSGYSSSGATGIELAQEALTHHIGPVGNIFIAVCIFLFAFSSIVGNYYYGESNMEFMSGSKTKLNVFRVFVVGMVLFGSLTQVDVVWNLADLFMALMAIINLIAIALLGKYAFIALKDYTSQKKSGIKDPVFIADEIEGLEKVSEWHRELSEEHLG, from the coding sequence ATGGATTTTTTCAATGGTATTTTAACGAGTATTAACAATGCAGTAGTATATGTAAACAATTACTTATGGTCGTATATCTTAATTATAATGTTAGTTGTAATTGGTATTTACTTTACTATTAAAACAAATTTTGTACAATTCAGATATTTTATAGAAATGTTTAGACTTCTGGGTGATGGTACAGCGAATAAAAATGCAAAAAAGGAAGGAAAAATCTCTTCATTTCAAGCATTTTGTATAAGTACATCTTCAAGAGTTGGAACTGGAAATATAGCTGGAATAGCAATTGCAGTGGTAGCAGGAGGACCTGGTGCTGTATTTTGGATGTGGCTTATAGCATTAATTGGTTCTGCATCAAGCTTTGTTGAGAGTACATTAGCTCAGATTTACAAAGTGAAAGATGGTCAAGCTTTTAGAGGTGGACCAGCGTATTATATGGAACAAGGTCTAAATAAAAAATGGATGGGTATTTTATTCTCAATACTTATAACTATATGTTATGGTTTTGTATTTAATGCAGTTCAAGCAAATACTGTTTCACTTGCATTTAATAATGCATTTGGAATAAGTAAAATGGCTATGGGAATAGGTCTTGGAATTTTAACTGCAATAGTTATTTTTGGTGGAGTGCATAGAGTTGCAAAAGTTTCTGAAATAATAGTTCCTGTATTTGCAGGATTATATATATTAGTTGCTTTGGCTATAGTTGTAATGAATATAACAGAGATACCAAGTGTTATAGCATTGATAGTTGAAAGTGCATTTGATTTTAAAGGAATGGCGATTGGTACGTTTATGGGAGTTGTAATGACTGGAGTGAAGAGAGGTCTATTTTCTAATGAAGCAGGTATGGGTAGTGCTCCTAATGCTGCTGCAACAGCACATGTAACTCATCCTGTAAAACAAGGTTTAATTCAATCTTTAGGTGTTTTTACAGATACTATAATAATATGTAGTTGTACAGCATTCATGGTATTATTATATTCAGGTTATAGTAGTAGTGGAGCAACTGGAATTGAATTAGCTCAAGAAGCTTTAACTCATCATATAGGACCAGTTGGAAATATATTTATAGCAGTTTGTATATTCTTGTTTGCATTTAGTTCTATAGTTGGTAATTACTATTATGGTGAATCAAATATGGAGTTTATGAGTGGAAGTAAGACTAAACTTAATGTATTTAGAGTTTTTGTTGTAGGTATGGTTTTATTTGGTTCACTTACTCAAGTAGATGTAGTTTGGAATCTTGCAGACTTATTTATGGCATTGATGGCGATAATAAACTTAATAGCAATAGCACTTTTAGGAAAATATGCATTTATTGCTTTAAAAGATTATACAAGTCAAAAAAAATCAGGAATAAAAGACCCTGTGTTTATTGCAGATGAAATAGAAGGCCTAGAAAAGGTATCAGAGTGGCATAGGGAATTATCTGAGGAACATTTAGGATAA
- the ribE gene encoding 6,7-dimethyl-8-ribityllumazine synthase has translation MIYEGKLIGKDLKIGIINSRFNEFITSKLLSGAEDCLLRHDVSPENIEIVWVPGAFEIPLVAQKMAKSGKYDAIICLGCVIRGATSHYDYVCSEVSKGIAKVSLDSELPVIFGIVTTENIEQAIERAGTKAGNKGYDCAMNALEMANLFKSLN, from the coding sequence ATGATATATGAAGGAAAACTTATTGGAAAAGATTTAAAAATAGGTATAATAAATTCTCGTTTTAATGAATTTATAACATCAAAACTTTTATCAGGAGCTGAAGACTGTCTTTTAAGACATGACGTTTCTCCAGAAAATATAGAAATAGTTTGGGTACCTGGAGCTTTTGAGATTCCTCTTGTTGCTCAAAAAATGGCTAAAAGTGGTAAGTATGATGCTATAATCTGTTTAGGCTGTGTTATAAGAGGGGCTACTTCTCATTATGATTATGTATGTAGTGAAGTCTCTAAAGGGATAGCCAAAGTATCTTTAGACAGTGAATTACCTGTTATATTTGGAATCGTAACTACAGAAAATATTGAACAAGCTATTGAAAGAGCAGGTACAAAAGCTGGAAATAAAGGTTATGATTGTGCTATGAATGCGCTAGAAATGGCAAATTTATTTAAGTCTTTAAATTAA
- a CDS encoding bifunctional 3,4-dihydroxy-2-butanone-4-phosphate synthase/GTP cyclohydrolase II → MFNTIEEAIEDIKNGKMVIVVDDESRENEGDLLMAAEMATPESINFMATYGRGLICLPATEKKFKSLNIPLMVRENTDTFQTAFTVTIDGADTLTGISAYERAETVKLFCDENSTSKDFKTPGHIFPLIAKTGGVLVRDGHTEASVDLARLAGFKEIGLICEIMKDDGTMARVDDLMIFKEKHNLKIITIKDLIEYRKINETTIEKVSSAFLPTKYGNFEIIGYRDTYSNEEHIALTYGNINIENTLVRLHSECLTGDVFHSLKCDCGLQLESSMKKIVENGSGVLIYMKQEGRGIGLLNKIKAYKLQEEGYDTVEANLMLGFEEDMRDFYMAAQILKNLNIKSINLLSNNPDKINQLEKYGIKIENRIPINEEINDFNKLYLKTKKDKMGHLLDII, encoded by the coding sequence ATGTTTAATACTATTGAAGAAGCTATTGAAGATATAAAAAATGGGAAAATGGTAATCGTAGTTGATGATGAAAGTAGAGAGAATGAAGGAGATTTATTGATGGCAGCTGAAATGGCTACTCCTGAATCAATAAATTTTATGGCTACATATGGTAGAGGTCTAATTTGTCTACCTGCCACTGAAAAAAAATTTAAAAGTCTTAATATACCTCTTATGGTTAGAGAAAATACAGATACATTTCAAACAGCCTTTACTGTTACTATAGATGGAGCAGATACTCTAACTGGTATATCTGCATATGAAAGAGCTGAAACTGTAAAATTATTCTGTGATGAAAATTCTACAAGTAAAGATTTCAAAACGCCTGGTCACATCTTTCCTTTAATAGCAAAAACTGGTGGAGTTCTTGTCAGGGATGGACATACAGAAGCCTCAGTAGACCTTGCTAGACTTGCAGGTTTTAAAGAGATTGGTCTTATCTGTGAAATAATGAAAGATGATGGTACAATGGCAAGAGTTGATGATTTAATGATTTTCAAAGAAAAGCATAATTTAAAAATCATCACTATAAAAGACCTTATAGAATACCGCAAAATAAATGAAACTACTATAGAAAAAGTATCTAGTGCTTTCCTTCCGACAAAATATGGAAATTTTGAAATCATAGGATATAGAGATACTTATTCAAATGAAGAACACATTGCCCTTACTTATGGAAATATAAATATAGAAAATACTCTAGTTAGACTTCATTCTGAATGTTTAACAGGAGATGTGTTCCACTCTCTAAAATGTGATTGTGGATTACAGCTAGAATCTTCTATGAAGAAAATTGTGGAAAATGGAAGTGGAGTTTTAATTTATATGAAGCAAGAAGGTAGAGGTATTGGTCTTTTAAATAAAATTAAGGCTTATAAACTTCAAGAAGAAGGTTACGATACTGTTGAAGCAAATTTAATGCTTGGATTTGAAGAAGATATGAGAGATTTCTATATGGCTGCTCAAATATTAAAAAATTTAAACATAAAAAGTATAAATCTTTTAAGTAATAACCCAGATAAAATAAATCAATTAGAGAAATATGGAATAAAAATCGAAAATAGAATCCCTATTAATGAAGAAATTAATGACTTTAATAAGCTATATTTAAAAACTAAAAAAGATAAAATGGGACATCTTTTAGATATTATATAA
- a CDS encoding riboflavin synthase → MFTGIVEEVGILRKITANGKSGKVTILSNKILDGTNLGDSIAVNGVCLTVSNLGKNEFTADVMMETIRSTNLGLLNANDKVNLERAMSLSSRFGGHIVTGHVDGKGTICKFEKDENAVLVSIRPDKKLLSSMILKGSVAIDGVSLTISYLDDEIFKVSIIPHTKINTILLTKNVGDFVNLESDVIGKYVNNFMANNYKELNSNSSNHKSNIDKDFLFKNGF, encoded by the coding sequence ATGTTTACTGGCATAGTAGAAGAAGTTGGAATACTTAGAAAAATTACTGCTAATGGTAAGAGTGGAAAAGTAACCATACTATCAAATAAAATATTAGATGGCACAAATCTTGGAGATAGTATAGCCGTAAATGGAGTTTGTCTAACTGTTTCAAACCTCGGAAAAAATGAATTTACAGCCGATGTTATGATGGAGACAATTCGTTCCACAAATTTAGGTTTATTAAATGCAAATGACAAGGTAAATCTTGAAAGAGCTATGAGTCTTTCTTCAAGATTTGGTGGTCATATAGTAACAGGTCATGTTGATGGTAAAGGAACTATCTGCAAATTTGAAAAAGATGAAAATGCAGTTTTAGTAAGTATACGACCTGATAAAAAACTTTTATCCTCAATGATACTCAAAGGTTCTGTTGCTATTGATGGTGTAAGTTTAACTATATCATATTTAGATGATGAAATATTTAAGGTTTCTATTATACCTCATACTAAAATTAACACTATTCTCTTGACAAAGAATGTTGGAGATTTCGTTAATTTAGAAAGCGATGTAATTGGAAAGTATGTTAATAATTTTATGGCTAATAACTACAAGGAATTAAATTCTAATAGTAGTAACCATAAATCAAATATAGATAAAGATTTTTTATTTAAAAATGGTTTTTAA
- the ribD gene encoding bifunctional diaminohydroxyphosphoribosylaminopyrimidine deaminase/5-amino-6-(5-phosphoribosylamino)uracil reductase RibD has protein sequence MNFVNQKEKDIYYMKKAIELAKNGEGFVNPNPLVGCVIVKDSNIIGKGYHEKFGSNHAEVNAINSAKQSLKDSTLYVNLEPCSHYGKTPPCVDKIIQNKIKRVVISTLDPNPLVCGNGVKKLKDNNIDVTVGILEDEARDLNEAFFYHIKNKRPLCIVKSAVSLDGKIATKSLESKWISNESSRYLTHKYRNKYQSIMVGINTVLNDNPLLTCRLNQEKVSHPTRIVIDTHLKLPLNSNLVKDKTSKTIVFTCCKESIKLSMLKENNVETIISPSKNNLVDLEFVMYKLGELNIDSVLVEGGATLNDSLFRNKLVDKVKLFLSPKIIGGKDAPTFVSGEGINHLSDSTQLTINNVTLIDGDILIESDVLN, from the coding sequence GTGAATTTTGTGAATCAAAAAGAAAAAGATATTTATTATATGAAAAAAGCTATTGAATTGGCTAAAAATGGAGAAGGCTTTGTAAATCCAAATCCATTAGTTGGGTGTGTAATTGTTAAAGATAGTAATATAATAGGCAAAGGATATCATGAGAAATTTGGCTCTAATCATGCTGAAGTAAATGCTATAAACAGTGCTAAACAAAGTCTAAAAGACTCTACTCTTTATGTAAACTTAGAACCATGTTCTCATTATGGGAAAACGCCTCCTTGTGTAGATAAAATTATACAAAATAAGATTAAGAGAGTTGTAATATCTACATTAGACCCAAATCCACTTGTTTGTGGTAATGGAGTAAAAAAATTAAAAGATAACAATATTGATGTTACTGTGGGAATATTAGAAGATGAAGCAAGAGATTTAAATGAGGCATTTTTTTATCATATAAAAAACAAAAGACCTCTTTGTATTGTAAAATCAGCAGTAAGTCTAGATGGTAAAATTGCCACAAAATCACTAGAATCAAAATGGATATCTAATGAATCATCAAGGTATCTAACTCATAAATACAGAAATAAATACCAAAGTATAATGGTTGGCATAAATACAGTTTTGAACGATAATCCTTTACTAACTTGTAGGCTCAATCAAGAAAAAGTGTCTCATCCTACAAGAATAGTAATAGATACACACCTAAAGTTGCCACTTAATAGTAATTTGGTTAAAGATAAAACCAGTAAAACTATAGTTTTCACATGTTGCAAAGAAAGTATAAAATTATCTATGTTAAAAGAAAATAATGTTGAAACAATAATTTCTCCTTCAAAAAACAACTTAGTAGATTTGGAGTTTGTAATGTATAAATTAGGAGAGTTAAACATTGATTCTGTTCTAGTTGAAGGTGGTGCTACTCTCAATGACAGTCTCTTTAGAAATAAGTTAGTTGATAAAGTCAAATTATTTCTATCACCCAAGATTATAGGTGGTAAAGATGCACCTACATTCGTTTCTGGAGAAGGAATAAATCATTTGTCAGATTCAACACAGTTAACAATCAATAATGTAACTTTGATAGATGGCGATATTCTTATAGAATCAGATGTTTTAAATTAA
- the recQ gene encoding DNA helicase RecQ: MNKKLLEILSKYYGYTSFRKGQESIINSILSEKDVLAIMPTGGGKSICYQIPALILDGMTIVISPLISLMKDQVDALKTMGISAAFINSSLSSKEFNEILNNIRKNNYKILYIAPERLDAQEFIELINNNNVSQVAIDEAHCVSQWGHDFRLSYRRISDFIKNLPKRPIVTAFTATASEEVRTDIINLLCLENPDYYITGFDRENLSINIVKSSSKNKYILDYIQNHKNESGIIYVATRKEVENIYNGLSKRNISVSKYHAGLSKNERSKNQEDFINDNVDIMVATNAFGMGIDKPNIRWVIHYNMPQSIENYYQEIGRAGRDGEKSECVLLFSPGDVHIQKYLIDIGVENPERKLFQHKKLQYMIDLVYSNSCYRKTILSYFGENYIDNCNNCSNCLVEGEIVDKTIDAQKVISCVARMKRSYGVTTIVDVLRGSKNKKILQLGLNTLSTYNIMRDYSSEDLKNFINTLVSHGFLDLVETLGNGNRGSFPTIRLNEMSMKVLKGEVKVEFKEIVMTKSLEVEDELYNALRELRHSIASEERIAPYMVFGDGTLRAMSSSYPINKEEMLDISGVGEIKYQKYGRDFEAAIKEYVEKNNINKKIDEKNVDSKNVNSDFLEVNTDKVLYEKLLVIREEYATKEKLPAYMILANKALKEISGRYPLDEEQLKDISGIGGVKFEKYGASILAEVNKYVKENNINVIWEKKGKRKLILDGESRKNNEIALDLLNQGKDIQSISQEIEVSLSTIIGYVHDYVKDGHSISFELGLENFYNEDKKKMILEVCEKVGYDNLNNIKRKLPDSIKYENIRAVILDSYLENLKNNIIAE; this comes from the coding sequence ATGAATAAAAAACTTTTAGAAATACTATCAAAATACTATGGATATACAAGTTTTAGAAAAGGTCAGGAATCTATAATAAATTCTATCTTAAGCGAAAAAGATGTGCTAGCTATTATGCCAACAGGAGGGGGAAAATCAATATGTTATCAAATTCCAGCTTTGATTTTAGATGGAATGACAATAGTAATTTCTCCACTTATATCACTTATGAAAGACCAAGTAGATGCCTTAAAGACTATGGGAATTAGTGCTGCTTTTATAAATAGTTCATTAAGCAGCAAAGAATTTAATGAAATATTAAATAATATTAGAAAAAATAATTATAAAATACTCTATATTGCTCCAGAGAGATTAGATGCACAAGAGTTTATTGAGCTAATAAATAATAACAATGTAAGTCAAGTTGCGATAGATGAAGCACATTGTGTATCTCAATGGGGGCATGATTTTAGGTTGAGTTATAGAAGGATTTCTGATTTTATAAAAAATTTGCCTAAAAGACCTATAGTTACAGCATTTACTGCAACAGCTTCAGAAGAGGTAAGAACTGATATAATAAATTTACTGTGTTTAGAAAATCCAGATTATTATATAACTGGATTTGATAGAGAGAATTTATCAATAAATATAGTAAAATCATCTAGTAAAAATAAGTATATTTTAGATTATATTCAAAATCATAAAAATGAGTCTGGAATTATATATGTTGCAACTAGAAAGGAAGTTGAAAATATATATAATGGTTTATCTAAGAGAAATATATCTGTATCAAAATATCATGCAGGTTTATCTAAAAATGAAAGAAGTAAAAATCAAGAAGATTTTATAAATGATAATGTGGATATAATGGTAGCAACAAATGCATTTGGAATGGGTATTGATAAACCTAATATAAGATGGGTTATACATTACAATATGCCTCAAAGTATAGAAAATTACTATCAAGAAATAGGTAGAGCTGGTAGAGATGGAGAAAAAAGTGAGTGTGTACTTTTATTTTCTCCAGGAGATGTACATATACAAAAATATTTAATTGATATTGGAGTTGAAAATCCTGAAAGAAAATTATTTCAGCATAAGAAGCTTCAATACATGATTGACTTAGTTTACAGTAATTCATGCTATAGAAAGACAATATTGAGTTATTTTGGAGAAAATTATATAGACAATTGCAATAATTGTAGCAATTGTTTAGTAGAGGGTGAAATAGTAGATAAAACTATAGATGCACAAAAAGTCATTTCATGTGTAGCTAGAATGAAAAGAAGTTATGGTGTTACTACTATTGTAGATGTGCTTAGAGGTTCTAAGAATAAAAAGATTTTACAGCTTGGATTAAATACTTTGTCTACATATAACATTATGAGAGATTATTCTAGTGAAGACTTAAAGAATTTTATAAATACATTGGTTTCTCATGGTTTTTTAGATTTAGTTGAGACTCTAGGCAATGGAAATAGAGGTAGTTTTCCTACTATAAGATTAAATGAGATGTCTATGAAAGTTTTAAAAGGTGAAGTGAAAGTAGAGTTTAAAGAAATTGTTATGACAAAATCATTGGAAGTAGAGGATGAGTTATATAATGCTTTAAGAGAACTTAGACATTCAATTGCAAGTGAAGAAAGGATAGCTCCATATATGGTATTTGGAGATGGTACACTTAGAGCCATGTCTAGTAGTTATCCAATTAATAAAGAAGAAATGCTAGATATCTCTGGAGTAGGAGAAATTAAATATCAAAAATATGGTAGAGATTTTGAAGCAGCAATTAAAGAATATGTCGAAAAAAATAATATAAATAAAAAAATAGATGAAAAAAATGTCGATTCAAAGAACGTTAATAGTGATTTCTTAGAGGTTAATACAGATAAAGTTTTATATGAAAAACTGTTAGTCATTAGAGAAGAATATGCAACAAAGGAAAAATTACCTGCATATATGATTTTAGCCAATAAGGCTCTGAAAGAAATAAGTGGAAGATATCCACTTGATGAAGAACAATTAAAAGATATTTCTGGCATAGGTGGAGTAAAATTTGAAAAATATGGAGCTAGTATTTTGGCAGAGGTTAATAAATATGTAAAAGAAAATAATATTAATGTTATTTGGGAGAAAAAGGGCAAAAGGAAGTTAATATTAGATGGAGAAAGTAGAAAAAATAATGAAATAGCATTAGATTTGCTAAATCAAGGAAAAGATATACAAAGTATCAGTCAAGAAATAGAAGTTTCACTGTCAACCATTATTGGATATGTGCATGACTATGTAAAGGATGGACATAGTATATCATTTGAATTAGGACTAGAAAATTTTTATAATGAAGATAAAAAGAAGATGATTTTAGAAGTTTGTGAAAAAGTTGGCTATGATAATTTAAATAACATAAAAAGAAAACTTCCAGATTCAATAAAGTATGAAAATATAAGAGCTGTGATACTTGACTCTTATCTTGAAAACTTAAAAAATAATATTATAGCAGAGTAA
- the thiC gene encoding phosphomethylpyrimidine synthase ThiC, producing the protein MNYTTQMDAARKGIITKEMEIVSQKEQVDVNELRELIANGQVVIPANKNHKSLSAEGVGKNLRTKINVNLGISRDCKDIEKELEKVRVAIDMKAEAIMDLSNYGKTREFREKVVEMSPAMIGSVPMYDAVGYLEKELKDITEEEFLNVIRQHAIDGVDFITIHAGLTRSVCQKIKNHERLTHIVSRGGSLLFAWMELNNKENPIYTNFDKILDICEEYDVTLSLGDACRPGCIKDSTDGVQIQELVVLGELTKRAWERNVQVMIEGPGHMAIDEIEANVVLEKRLCHGAPFYVLGPLVTDIAPGYDHITSAIGGALACAKGVDFLCYVTPAEHLRLPNLDDMKEGIIAAKIAAHAGDIAKNVKGAREWDNKMSKARADLDWCEMFRLAIDPEKAKRYRDESTPTHEDSCTMCGKMCSMRTVKKILNNEELNLI; encoded by the coding sequence ATGAACTATACAACACAAATGGATGCTGCTAGAAAAGGCATAATAACTAAAGAAATGGAAATCGTTTCTCAAAAAGAACAGGTAGATGTAAATGAATTAAGAGAATTAATAGCAAATGGACAAGTTGTTATACCAGCTAATAAAAATCATAAATCTTTAAGTGCAGAAGGTGTAGGTAAAAATTTAAGAACAAAAATAAATGTAAATCTAGGAATTTCAAGAGATTGTAAGGATATAGAAAAAGAACTTGAAAAAGTTAGAGTAGCAATAGACATGAAAGCTGAAGCTATAATGGATTTAAGTAATTATGGCAAAACTAGAGAATTTAGAGAAAAGGTTGTTGAAATGTCACCTGCAATGATAGGTTCAGTACCTATGTATGATGCAGTAGGATATTTGGAAAAAGAATTAAAAGATATAACAGAAGAAGAGTTTTTAAATGTAATAAGACAACATGCTATTGATGGAGTAGACTTTATTACTATACATGCAGGTCTTACAAGAAGTGTTTGCCAAAAAATAAAAAATCATGAGAGATTGACTCATATAGTATCTCGTGGAGGTTCTTTATTGTTTGCATGGATGGAATTAAATAATAAGGAAAATCCTATTTATACTAATTTTGATAAAATATTGGATATATGTGAAGAATATGATGTTACATTGAGTTTAGGAGATGCTTGTAGACCAGGTTGTATAAAAGATTCTACTGATGGTGTTCAAATTCAAGAACTTGTAGTATTAGGTGAACTTACTAAAAGAGCATGGGAAAGAAATGTACAAGTAATGATAGAAGGTCCTGGACACATGGCTATTGATGAAATAGAAGCAAATGTAGTATTAGAAAAGAGATTATGCCATGGAGCACCTTTTTATGTTCTTGGACCATTGGTTACAGATATAGCACCAGGTTATGACCATATAACAAGTGCAATAGGAGGAGCTTTAGCATGTGCTAAAGGAGTAGATTTTTTATGTTATGTAACTCCAGCAGAACATTTAAGATTGCCTAATTTAGATGATATGAAAGAGGGTATAATAGCTGCAAAGATAGCTGCTCATGCAGGAGATATAGCTAAAAATGTTAAAGGTGCTCGTGAATGGGATAATAAGATGAGTAAAGCTAGAGCTGATTTAGACTGGTGTGAGATGTTTAGACTTGCAATAGACCCTGAAAAAGCTAAGAGATACAGAGATGAATCAACTCCTACTCATGAGGATAGTTGTACTATGTGTGGAAAAATGTGCTCAATGAGAACAGTTAAGAAAATATTAAACAATGAGGAACTTAATCTAATATAA
- the thiS gene encoding sulfur carrier protein ThiS: MKVNGKEIEFEKDLTVIDLLNKYNLKSDRVVVEVNLEIIEESNYNTYVLKDEDIVELISFIGGG, from the coding sequence GTGAAGGTTAATGGGAAGGAAATTGAATTTGAAAAAGATTTGACTGTTATAGATTTATTAAATAAATATAATTTAAAAAGTGATAGAGTTGTAGTTGAAGTGAATTTAGAGATAATTGAAGAATCTAACTACAATACATATGTATTAAAAGACGAGGACATTGTAGAGCTTATTAGCTTTATTGGAGGTGGTTAA
- the thiF gene encoding thiamine biosynthesis protein ThiF: MVKIKIFVNELLTDVEENITAYKVRDSYNNKCDVLVLNGYPIKTDMPLCENDKLTLIQKGVKPSLDELESLLIARHTPNIHNKLKKGKVAILGLGGLGSNIAISLARIGVGELLLIDYDVVEPSNLNRQQYFIDDIGKLKTDAMIENIKKINPFIKLNKRDIFLNKNNMDTIKDSDLIIEAFDDASCKAQVCNYVLINLKDKYLIASSGMAGYYDSNIITTKKIKDRFYICGDFVNEAKFGEGLMAPRVAICANHMANLATQILIDM, from the coding sequence GTGGTTAAAATAAAAATATTTGTAAATGAATTATTAACAGATGTTGAGGAAAATATAACTGCTTATAAAGTTAGAGATAGCTATAACAATAAATGTGATGTATTGGTGTTAAATGGATATCCAATTAAAACAGATATGCCCCTTTGTGAAAATGATAAATTAACACTTATACAAAAAGGAGTTAAGCCATCACTTGATGAATTGGAAAGCTTGTTGATTGCTAGACATACTCCAAATATACATAATAAATTAAAAAAAGGGAAAGTTGCTATATTGGGATTGGGGGGACTTGGTTCCAATATAGCTATCTCTTTAGCTAGAATAGGAGTGGGAGAACTTTTACTTATAGATTATGATGTTGTAGAACCATCTAATTTAAATAGACAGCAGTATTTTATAGATGATATAGGAAAACTAAAAACTGATGCCATGATAGAAAATATAAAAAAAATAAATCCATTTATAAAATTAAATAAACGAGATATTTTTTTAAACAAGAACAATATGGATACTATTAAGGATTCAGATTTAATAATTGAGGCCTTTGATGATGCTTCATGTAAAGCACAGGTATGTAATTATGTATTAATAAATTTAAAAGATAAATATTTAATAGCATCATCTGGTATGGCAGGTTACTATGATTCAAATATAATAACTACTAAGAAGATAAAAGACAGGTTTTATATATGTGGGGATTTTGTGAATGAAGCTAAATTTGGTGAAGGGCTTATGGCTCCAAGGGTTGCCATCTGCGCAAATCATATGGCAAATTTGGCAACGCAAATACTTATAGATATGTAA
- a CDS encoding thiazole synthase: MDKLILGGHEFNSRLLVGTGKYGSNNILPEVIKESGSEIITMALRRVDLDNKQENILTYIPKEMTILPNTSGATNAEEAVRIARISRKMGCGDFIKIEVISDTRYLLPDNEETIKATKILADEGFIVLPYMTPDLYAGRRLIEANAAAVMPLGAPIGSNRGLQMKEMIRIMIDELDIPIIVDAGIGKPSQAMEAMEMGADAVLVNTAIASAGDPVQMARAFKLAVEGGREAYIAKTGNVSEFANASSPLTGFLGNL, translated from the coding sequence ATGGATAAATTGATACTTGGTGGACATGAATTTAATAGCAGATTATTGGTTGGAACAGGTAAATATGGTTCAAATAATATATTGCCTGAGGTAATAAAAGAAAGTGGAAGTGAAATAATAACAATGGCACTTAGAAGAGTGGATTTAGACAATAAACAAGAAAACATATTAACGTATATTCCAAAAGAGATGACAATACTTCCAAATACATCAGGAGCTACTAATGCAGAAGAAGCTGTAAGAATAGCTAGAATATCTAGAAAAATGGGATGTGGAGATTTTATAAAAATAGAAGTAATATCAGATACTAGATATTTACTTCCTGATAATGAAGAAACTATAAAAGCTACAAAGATACTTGCTGATGAGGGGTTTATAGTTCTTCCATATATGACACCAGACCTTTATGCTGGAAGAAGACTTATAGAAGCTAATGCAGCGGCAGTTATGCCACTTGGAGCTCCAATTGGTTCAAATAGAGGTCTTCAAATGAAAGAAATGATAAGAATAATGATAGATGAGTTGGATATACCAATAATAGTAGATGCAGGTATTGGAAAACCATCTCAAGCTATGGAGGCTATGGAAATGGGAGCTGATGCAGTACTTGTCAACACTGCTATAGCTTCAGCAGGAGACCCTGTACAAATGGCTAGAGCATTTAAATTAGCTGTAGAAGGTGGAAGAGAAGCATATATTGCAAAAACAGGAAATGTGTCAGAATTTGCAAATGCATCTTCTCCTTTAACAGGTTTTTTAGGCAATTTATAG